The Candidatus Hinthialibacter antarcticus genome contains a region encoding:
- the ftsH gene encoding ATP-dependent zinc metalloprotease FtsH, with the protein MFNRTVLFYGILLVIIILIVSTIQSPQKDNWAYSKFIQILENPDASSVTLLTAKVSQNKVEGDYIDRTAEEGQPPKQYTCEIIASIQGESLDAKLLAYNETNPNFEIKANPESGWMFGLMTSLLPILLLIGVWFFILRQMQMGGSKAMSFGKSRARLNSDGNNKVTFADVAGCDEAKDDLQEIVEYLKDSHRFQKLGGKIPRGVLLHGPPGTGKTLLARAVAGEANVPFFSISGSDFVEMFVGVGASRVRDLFEQGKKHSPCIIFMDEIDAVGRQRFAGVGGGHDEREQTLNQLLVEMDGFNSNDEVILIAATNRPDVLDPALLRPGRFDRQIIIDLPDLSGREGILKVHSQNVVISKDVDMSIIARRTPGFSGADLHNTINEAALMAARKSKDSVGMEDLEEAIERVTAGPERKSRMISDKEKKTVAYHEAGHALVGLEIVEIDPIHKVSILPRGRALGYTMHLPLEERFLTSKRELMAKMATLLGGRVAEEIIFGDITTGAQNDLERVTTIAHKMVCNFGMSDKLGPLTFGANETQVFLGRDFYKDREYSEEIAFEIDKEVRQLVDECYHRCKKILEINHDCLDALANALLEREVLAADEVKDLLKDTKAARNGSNAEKPSADEAEPSPPDETPVATEPRITESEPQQEPNNPAEQDR; encoded by the coding sequence TTGTTTAACCGAACCGTTCTTTTTTATGGCATTCTTTTAGTTATCATTATTTTGATTGTGAGCACGATCCAGTCTCCACAAAAAGACAATTGGGCGTACTCAAAGTTTATTCAAATTCTTGAGAACCCCGACGCCAGCAGCGTCACCCTTCTCACTGCCAAAGTGAGCCAGAACAAAGTCGAAGGCGATTATATCGACCGTACGGCGGAAGAAGGCCAGCCGCCAAAACAATACACCTGCGAGATCATCGCCAGCATCCAAGGCGAAAGCCTGGACGCCAAGTTACTGGCCTACAACGAAACCAACCCCAATTTTGAAATCAAAGCCAACCCCGAAAGCGGTTGGATGTTCGGCTTGATGACCTCTCTTTTGCCCATTCTTTTGCTCATCGGCGTTTGGTTCTTCATTTTGCGCCAGATGCAAATGGGCGGCAGCAAGGCCATGTCGTTCGGTAAAAGCCGCGCCCGGCTTAACAGCGACGGCAATAACAAGGTGACCTTTGCCGACGTAGCGGGCTGCGACGAAGCCAAAGACGACTTGCAAGAAATCGTCGAATATCTGAAAGATTCACACCGCTTTCAAAAACTGGGCGGTAAGATTCCTCGCGGCGTATTGCTACACGGCCCTCCGGGCACTGGCAAGACCTTGCTGGCGCGCGCCGTCGCTGGCGAGGCCAATGTGCCCTTCTTTAGCATCAGTGGTTCGGATTTTGTTGAAATGTTCGTCGGCGTGGGCGCGTCCCGCGTTCGCGACTTGTTTGAGCAAGGCAAAAAACACTCGCCCTGCATTATCTTCATGGATGAAATTGACGCCGTAGGCCGCCAGCGTTTCGCCGGCGTCGGCGGCGGTCACGACGAGCGCGAACAAACGCTCAACCAGCTGCTGGTTGAAATGGACGGTTTTAATAGCAACGATGAAGTCATTCTCATCGCCGCCACCAATCGCCCCGATGTGCTCGACCCCGCGTTGTTGCGTCCGGGCCGCTTTGACCGTCAGATCATTATCGACCTCCCCGACTTGTCGGGTCGCGAAGGAATCCTCAAAGTCCACTCGCAAAACGTCGTCATCTCCAAAGACGTTGACATGAGCATTATCGCCCGACGGACGCCCGGCTTCTCTGGCGCCGACTTACACAACACCATTAATGAAGCGGCGCTGATGGCCGCCCGCAAAAGCAAAGACTCGGTCGGGATGGAAGACCTCGAAGAAGCGATTGAACGCGTCACCGCCGGGCCGGAACGTAAAAGCCGCATGATTAGCGATAAAGAAAAGAAAACCGTCGCCTATCACGAAGCGGGCCACGCGCTGGTCGGCCTCGAAATTGTAGAAATTGACCCAATCCACAAGGTCTCAATTCTTCCCCGCGGACGCGCACTGGGCTACACCATGCACTTGCCCCTGGAAGAGCGCTTTCTTACGTCGAAACGCGAATTGATGGCAAAAATGGCGACATTGCTTGGCGGTCGCGTCGCCGAAGAAATCATCTTTGGCGACATTACCACTGGGGCGCAAAACGATTTGGAGCGCGTCACCACCATCGCCCACAAAATGGTCTGCAATTTCGGCATGAGCGACAAACTCGGCCCGCTGACCTTCGGCGCCAATGAAACCCAGGTGTTCCTGGGACGCGACTTCTATAAAGACCGCGAGTATAGCGAAGAAATCGCATTTGAAATTGATAAAGAAGTGCGCCAGTTGGTGGATGAATGCTACCACCGTTGCAAGAAAATTCTTGAGATAAACCACGATTGTCTCGACGCATTGGCTAACGCCTTGTTGGAGCGCGAAGTGCTCGCAGCCGACGAAGTCAAAGACCTATTGAAAGACACCAAGGCGGCGCGCAATGGCTCCAATGCAGAAAAACCCAGCGCAGACGAAGCGGAACCTTCGCCCCCTGACGAAACGCCGGTTGCAACAGAACCGCGCATAACCGAAAGCGAACCCCAGCAGGAACCAAACAATCCTGCTGAACAAGACCGCTAA
- the folP gene encoding dihydropteroate synthase translates to MNSPSVISGVPQTIGQWHCRDNLLAWGRRTLIMGVVNVTPDSFSDGGQFFNPTKAIRQAERLLEQGADIIDIGGESSRPGADPVLVDEELRRVLPSIEELAGRQGAVVSIDTVKYEVAARALDEGAAIINDISGLQHDPRLAELAAQSQAGLVIMHMRGTPRDMQTMTDYENITNEVRAFFETQIAVAQEKGVLLNQIAVDPGIGFSKTAQQNLTLIQRAPEWIIPGCPVLAGPSRKSFIGAITETDAADRDWGTAGAVAACVMRGAHIIRVHNVDAMRDVVDVVDAIRNGPTPTTK, encoded by the coding sequence TTGAATTCGCCCTCTGTAATTTCTGGCGTTCCCCAAACCATCGGCCAATGGCATTGCCGCGACAACCTACTGGCCTGGGGGCGACGTACGCTTATCATGGGCGTTGTGAACGTCACGCCCGATTCATTCAGCGACGGCGGCCAGTTTTTCAACCCAACCAAGGCCATACGACAAGCGGAACGCCTGCTTGAACAAGGCGCAGACATCATCGACATTGGCGGAGAATCCTCTCGCCCCGGCGCCGATCCGGTCTTGGTTGATGAAGAACTACGCCGCGTTCTCCCTTCCATCGAAGAGTTAGCGGGGCGCCAGGGCGCAGTGGTTTCAATTGATACCGTCAAATACGAAGTGGCGGCGCGGGCGCTGGATGAAGGCGCTGCAATCATTAACGACATCAGCGGGCTACAACATGACCCACGCCTGGCGGAACTCGCAGCGCAGTCGCAAGCCGGATTAGTCATCATGCACATGCGCGGAACGCCCCGCGACATGCAAACGATGACCGACTATGAAAATATCACCAACGAAGTTCGCGCGTTTTTTGAGACGCAAATCGCCGTCGCGCAAGAAAAAGGCGTTTTGCTTAACCAAATTGCCGTTGACCCCGGGATTGGTTTCAGCAAAACCGCTCAGCAAAACTTGACTTTAATTCAACGCGCGCCTGAATGGATCATACCCGGTTGCCCCGTATTGGCCGGGCCGTCGCGCAAATCGTTTATCGGCGCGATTACGGAGACTGACGCCGCTGACCGCGATTGGGGTACGGCGGGCGCTGTTGCGGCCTGCGTCATGCGAGGCGCCCATATCATTCGCGTCCATAACGTAGACGCCATGCGAGACGTAGTAGATGTTGTTGATGCGATACGCAACGGGCCAACGCCAACCACGAAGTAA
- the cdaA gene encoding diadenylate cyclase CdaA produces MKIFGVDPTRAMTEIVILWLIFYLVLKAIRGTRAFHVFQFLVFLFLGTYLSKLLDLYTVHWFLSTAQAPIFVGLIILYAPELRRSMSKLTQTRFFRKSRRTFDPIMVEAAQAAQTLSRRHIGCLVVFERSTSLQGFVDTGISLDSLVSSELLVSIFSPLTPLHDGAVIVREGRIAAAACLLPLSEREEIDSSLGTRHRAALGLAEETDAVTLIVSEETGAISLAINGRITRDIDADKIESILTNVVNKGAQ; encoded by the coding sequence ATGAAAATTTTTGGAGTCGATCCCACCCGCGCGATGACGGAAATCGTCATCCTGTGGTTGATCTTTTATCTGGTGCTGAAAGCCATTCGCGGCACCAGGGCTTTTCATGTGTTCCAATTTCTGGTCTTCTTATTTCTCGGAACCTATCTATCAAAATTGCTGGACTTATACACCGTCCACTGGTTTCTCTCGACCGCCCAGGCGCCGATCTTTGTTGGATTGATTATTTTGTATGCGCCCGAATTGCGCCGTTCGATGTCGAAGTTAACCCAAACCCGATTCTTTCGTAAATCGCGCCGCACCTTTGACCCGATTATGGTTGAAGCCGCCCAAGCAGCGCAAACGCTGTCCCGGCGCCACATCGGCTGTCTGGTCGTGTTTGAACGCTCCACCAGTTTGCAGGGATTCGTCGATACGGGAATCAGCCTCGACAGTCTGGTTTCGTCGGAACTTTTGGTGTCGATTTTTTCGCCGCTCACGCCGCTGCATGACGGCGCCGTCATCGTTCGCGAAGGACGCATCGCCGCCGCCGCTTGCTTGCTGCCGCTCAGCGAGCGCGAAGAGATCGACTCCAGCCTCGGCACGCGCCATCGCGCCGCGCTTGGGCTGGCGGAAGAAACCGACGCCGTCACCCTGATCGTCTCCGAAGAAACCGGCGCCATCTCGCTCGCCATCAATGGACGCATCACCCGCGACATTGATGCAGACAAAATCGAATCCATCCTGACCAACGTCGTCAATAAAGGGGCGCAATAA
- a CDS encoding YbbR-like domain-containing protein — MTNRSIIILSLVLAVGVVWIKGQERIQRRPLTNVKVTVDNIPAGWMLPEPWAPPRVSLTIQGPRTTVELPRTDVSNFRIDLAELSFPESGDALIVLLRDSMFRTNLEPTDRARVSVLDETIKPRQVKIQVFSWNVDAPFPSPPEPEANQILIPLFKAEKDIPIKTPTVGKPPEGYKLEEFYVTPSSIRLTGPREALDRIGSVSTQVLDLGAIPVDTQPIYLPLEIPAGTYDIQTAGSELRGVTVTVTFSQ, encoded by the coding sequence ATGACGAACCGGTCTATAATCATACTTTCTTTGGTACTGGCAGTCGGCGTAGTATGGATCAAAGGACAAGAGCGCATCCAGCGCCGCCCTCTCACCAACGTCAAAGTCACCGTCGATAATATACCCGCAGGTTGGATGCTGCCCGAACCCTGGGCGCCGCCCCGCGTCAGCCTAACCATCCAAGGGCCGCGCACCACTGTTGAACTACCGCGCACCGACGTCTCAAATTTTCGTATTGATCTCGCAGAACTCTCGTTTCCTGAGTCAGGCGATGCGCTGATCGTATTGTTGCGAGACAGCATGTTCCGCACTAACTTGGAACCCACCGACCGCGCGCGCGTTTCTGTTTTAGATGAAACCATTAAACCGCGCCAGGTAAAAATACAGGTGTTTTCCTGGAACGTCGACGCGCCTTTTCCCTCGCCTCCAGAACCGGAAGCGAACCAAATTTTGATCCCGCTGTTTAAGGCCGAAAAAGACATCCCCATCAAAACCCCGACGGTCGGGAAACCGCCCGAAGGCTATAAACTCGAAGAATTTTATGTCACGCCCTCGTCGATCCGTTTAACGGGGCCTCGTGAAGCGCTCGACCGCATCGGTTCGGTTTCGACGCAAGTGCTCGATTTGGGCGCGATCCCGGTTGATACACAACCCATCTATTTGCCTTTGGAAATCCCCGCAGGAACCTATGATATACAAACAGCCGGCAGCGAACTGCGCGGCGTTACCGTCACCGTCACTTTTTCACAATGA
- a CDS encoding pyridoxine 5'-phosphate synthase, whose product MAKLSVNIDHIATLRQSRDTTYPDPVEAAVFAQLGGADGITVHPREDRRHIQDRDVFVLKEVLQVPFTLEMALTPEMVDLALKVKPQCCTLVPELREERTTESGLQIRGREEKLQALMDPLLEAGIETSIFIDPEADQITAAHGLGAHMVELHTGPYALAQTPQQEDDEFKIVVRAAEHAKSLGLKVNAGHGLHYRNTQRIAALSLIEWLHTGHSIISQALFVGLERAVRDMKDILRNA is encoded by the coding sequence ATGGCCAAACTGTCAGTCAATATCGACCATATCGCAACATTACGTCAATCACGCGACACCACTTATCCTGACCCGGTTGAAGCCGCCGTTTTTGCGCAATTGGGCGGCGCCGACGGAATCACCGTCCACCCGCGCGAAGACCGCCGCCACATCCAAGACCGCGACGTCTTTGTGCTGAAAGAGGTTTTGCAAGTACCCTTCACCCTCGAAATGGCGCTGACGCCTGAGATGGTGGATTTGGCGCTCAAGGTCAAACCGCAATGCTGCACACTCGTCCCCGAGCTGCGCGAAGAACGCACCACCGAAAGCGGATTGCAAATTCGGGGCCGCGAAGAAAAACTGCAAGCGTTGATGGACCCTCTTCTAGAAGCGGGCATCGAAACCAGCATTTTTATCGACCCCGAAGCAGACCAGATCACCGCCGCTCATGGCTTGGGCGCCCACATGGTTGAACTTCACACCGGGCCGTATGCGCTTGCGCAGACCCCCCAGCAAGAAGACGACGAGTTTAAAATCGTCGTCCGCGCAGCGGAACACGCCAAATCGTTAGGGCTAAAAGTCAATGCGGGCCATGGGCTTCATTACCGCAACACTCAGCGAATCGCCGCGCTATCATTGATCGAATGGCTCCACACCGGACACAGCATTATCTCGCAAGCGCTGTTTGTCGGGCTAGAACGCGCCGTCCGCGATATGAAGGACATCCTCCGAAACGCCTAA
- the rpe gene encoding ribulose-phosphate 3-epimerase — MSCKTILLPSLLSAPFDRLGESVQNMKSAGASVFHFDVMDGHFVPNITIGPLVLDSLKNIPDCAFDVHLMVTNPSRQIKWFDRENVRSLSIHIETSSDIKQDLQWIRDSGKRSGVALNPPTTVEKVHPLLPYVDQILVMSVYPGFPGQTFLNESLAKIEALAELREREGLSYLIQVDGGINEETMRWVNNAGADEIVSGNTIFSDPNPANAFQRLSGLLKEWSLAAKAHSA; from the coding sequence ATGAGTTGCAAAACCATTTTACTCCCGTCGCTATTATCTGCGCCATTCGACCGGCTGGGCGAATCGGTGCAAAACATGAAATCAGCGGGAGCGTCCGTCTTTCATTTTGACGTGATGGACGGGCATTTTGTGCCGAATATCACCATTGGCCCGCTGGTTCTCGACAGCCTGAAAAACATCCCCGATTGCGCCTTTGACGTCCACCTGATGGTCACCAACCCCTCGCGCCAGATAAAATGGTTTGACCGCGAAAACGTGCGCAGCCTCAGCATCCATATCGAAACTTCGTCTGACATTAAGCAAGACCTGCAATGGATACGCGACAGCGGCAAGCGCTCGGGCGTTGCCTTAAACCCACCCACAACGGTTGAAAAGGTACATCCACTTTTGCCGTATGTAGACCAAATTCTAGTCATGTCTGTCTATCCAGGATTCCCCGGTCAGACTTTTTTGAATGAGTCGCTGGCAAAAATTGAAGCGCTTGCCGAGCTGCGGGAACGTGAAGGACTGTCATACCTGATTCAAGTTGACGGCGGTATCAACGAAGAAACCATGCGATGGGTCAATAACGCGGGCGCTGATGAAATCGTTTCGGGCAATACGATATTCAGCGATCCAAATCCCGCAAACGCCTTTCAGCGCTTATCCGGTTTGCTGAAAGAGTGGTCACTCGCGGCCAAAGCGCATTCTGCATAA
- the sixA gene encoding phosphohistidine phosphatase SixA, producing MELYIIRHAIAVDRFDAEVQSDAERWLTDEGIEKMKIAARGLASLIDGFDCIYTSPYRRAKETAQIVADALPAPIEELGELQPGVEFGLIAKMLQSKTDDCVALVGHEPDLSELISESISATMHARVLMKKGAVARIDFPSQIAPGFGTLAWLLQPKQLRALGQ from the coding sequence ATGGAACTCTATATCATCCGACACGCTATCGCCGTTGACCGCTTCGACGCCGAAGTCCAATCCGACGCTGAGCGTTGGCTCACCGACGAAGGCATTGAAAAAATGAAGATCGCCGCGCGCGGCCTGGCAAGCCTCATTGACGGCTTCGACTGCATCTATACCAGCCCCTACCGCCGCGCCAAAGAAACCGCCCAAATCGTCGCCGACGCGCTGCCTGCGCCGATTGAAGAACTGGGCGAATTACAACCCGGCGTTGAATTCGGCCTAATCGCAAAAATGCTGCAATCTAAAACCGACGACTGCGTCGCGCTGGTCGGTCATGAACCTGACTTAAGCGAATTGATTTCTGAGTCTATCTCCGCAACCATGCATGCGCGCGTGTTAATGAAAAAAGGCGCCGTCGCCCGCATCGACTTCCCCTCGCAAATCGCGCCGGGATTTGGAACGCTGGCGTGGTTGTTACAGCCCAAACAGTTACGCGCACTCGGTCAGTAA
- the recF gene encoding DNA replication/repair protein RecF: MYLSSLLIRNFRLIQDASLEFGPGLHLALGLNAQGKTSLIEAVVFLSTSTSHRTRKEEELIRWGDDTAFLRGVVDQNGQQETLSCGVEKKRKVVKVDDQPLPRISDLYGRLRTVLFAPEDLIIVAGSPQERRRFIDMAIAQIDSEYIPLLQQYRRLVKQRNHVLRRMQLDKRNDLTKELDVWNHPFLDAAAQVAERRGEFIDQIAPLLERFYAGLADDGPCRIEYPAAAPGDAEAIREDLAKRLERTRAKEIDRGSTQLGPHRDDAPITLDGKSLAQFGSQGQRRAASLALRLAEADNARNAVGAPPVLLIDDVVYEMDNTRRKRFWDNIDFSGQLIVTATDKDHLGATLNPTQTFEVSHGAIRSYSS; the protein is encoded by the coding sequence ATGTACTTGTCTTCATTGCTGATTCGTAACTTCCGCCTGATTCAAGACGCGTCACTGGAATTCGGCCCAGGGTTACATCTGGCGCTCGGCCTCAATGCGCAAGGCAAAACCAGCCTCATCGAAGCCGTGGTCTTCTTATCGACCTCGACCTCTCACCGCACCCGCAAAGAAGAAGAACTCATCCGTTGGGGCGACGACACAGCGTTTCTACGGGGCGTGGTCGATCAAAACGGACAACAAGAGACGCTGTCTTGCGGCGTTGAGAAAAAACGTAAAGTCGTCAAAGTCGACGACCAACCCTTGCCGCGCATCAGCGATCTGTATGGACGATTACGCACGGTGCTGTTTGCGCCCGAAGACCTCATCATCGTCGCGGGCAGCCCGCAAGAACGCCGCCGTTTTATTGATATGGCCATCGCCCAAATCGACAGCGAATACATCCCGCTCTTGCAGCAATACCGCCGTCTGGTCAAACAACGCAATCACGTCTTGCGGCGAATGCAACTCGATAAACGCAATGACCTGACAAAAGAACTCGACGTCTGGAACCATCCCTTTCTCGACGCCGCCGCCCAAGTCGCCGAACGCCGGGGCGAGTTCATTGACCAGATCGCGCCTCTGTTGGAGCGCTTCTACGCAGGGCTAGCCGACGACGGCCCCTGCCGCATTGAATATCCAGCCGCAGCCCCCGGAGACGCGGAGGCCATCCGGGAGGATTTAGCCAAACGTCTGGAACGCACCCGCGCGAAAGAAATTGACCGCGGCAGCACCCAGCTCGGCCCCCATCGCGACGACGCCCCCATCACCCTGGACGGCAAGAGCCTGGCGCAATTCGGATCGCAAGGCCAGCGCCGCGCCGCCTCATTGGCACTGCGTCTCGCCGAAGCCGACAACGCCCGCAACGCCGTCGGCGCCCCGCCGGTGTTGTTGATTGACGACGTCGTCTATGAAATGGATAATACCCGCCGTAAGCGGTTTTGGGATAATATTGATTTTTCGGGTCAACTCATCGTCACAGCGACCGATAAAGATCATTTAGGAGCAACCCTAAACCCTACGCAAACTTTTGAGGTGAGTCATGGAGCGATACGTTCTTATTCATCGTGA